One stretch of Gammaproteobacteria bacterium DNA includes these proteins:
- a CDS encoding beta-ketoacyl-[acyl-carrier-protein] synthase family protein: MRKVAITGLGVVSPLGIGKEKFWQALMEKRSVAKHLSQVQSSTLFGSFEFSSQVIVEVEDFDALALGLPPEVCAQDRFIQFAVAAAQQAVDDAGLEPGQYNADRMGIALSTAICGTRQMEQEFVKVTNYGQERIDPALVGPGLYLASMSNTPSMMLAGMLDLQGPCVTLSTGCIGGLDAIGYAFEAIKYGDADVMITGATEAPITPITLAAFDIIHCMSSRHNSRPQSASRPYDKQRDGFVLSEGCGIFILEELEHARRRGAPIYAEITGFANTSNAIHMTDLLSDGDDLARAMSVALGQSHIDPSHVNHVSSHGSSTPQNDSCETSALKRVLGDQAYRIPVNSAKSMLGHALAAASAMEIAICALSFKHCRVPPTANYSEADPACDLDYVAEGPRNWNGDVILKDASGFSGLHAGMVLRRTESGVHTDQGV; the protein is encoded by the coding sequence GTGCGAAAAGTCGCTATCACAGGATTGGGCGTGGTTAGTCCACTTGGTATCGGAAAAGAGAAATTTTGGCAGGCACTAATGGAAAAGCGATCTGTCGCGAAGCATCTTTCCCAAGTGCAGAGCTCTACGTTGTTTGGGTCCTTCGAGTTTTCGTCGCAGGTCATCGTGGAGGTGGAAGACTTCGACGCTCTAGCGCTTGGCCTCCCGCCCGAGGTCTGCGCGCAAGACCGCTTCATTCAGTTTGCCGTGGCCGCTGCTCAGCAAGCCGTCGATGATGCCGGCTTGGAGCCCGGCCAGTACAACGCCGACCGGATGGGCATCGCCCTTTCCACCGCTATCTGTGGCACGCGGCAAATGGAGCAAGAGTTCGTCAAGGTCACCAACTATGGACAAGAACGAATTGATCCTGCCCTAGTGGGACCGGGACTCTACCTCGCCTCGATGTCCAACACCCCGAGCATGATGCTGGCCGGCATGCTCGATCTCCAAGGCCCCTGCGTCACGTTGTCCACGGGTTGCATCGGCGGTCTTGATGCGATCGGTTACGCCTTCGAAGCCATAAAATATGGCGATGCCGATGTGATGATCACCGGCGCCACCGAAGCACCCATCACGCCGATCACGCTCGCTGCCTTCGATATCATCCATTGCATGTCTTCACGGCATAACAGCCGGCCGCAGAGTGCTTCCCGACCCTACGACAAGCAGCGCGATGGGTTCGTCTTGAGCGAGGGATGCGGCATTTTTATTTTGGAAGAGCTGGAACACGCGCGGCGGCGAGGCGCCCCGATCTACGCCGAAATCACCGGCTTCGCCAATACCAGCAATGCCATCCATATGACTGATCTGCTGAGCGACGGCGACGATCTGGCACGGGCCATGTCGGTCGCGCTTGGGCAAAGTCATATAGACCCGAGTCATGTGAACCATGTCAGCTCTCACGGCAGCTCGACACCGCAGAACGACAGCTGTGAAACCAGTGCGCTGAAACGGGTGCTCGGCGACCAGGCCTATCGGATCCCGGTGAACTCCGCCAAGTCCATGCTGGGCCACGCACTCGCCGCCGCAAGCGCCATGGAAATTGCCATCTGCGCGTTGTCGTTCAAGCACTGTCGTGTTCCTCCCACCGCCAATTACTCCGAAGCCGACCCAGCTTGCGACCTGGACTACGTAGCCGAGGGCCCTCGGAACTGGAATGGAGATGTGATCTTAAAGGATGCCAGTGGTTTCTCGGGGCTACATGCAGGCATGGTACTGCGGCGAACCGAAAGCGGAGTTCATACTGATCAGGGAGTATAA
- a CDS encoding beta-ketoacyl-[acyl-carrier-protein] synthase family protein, with protein sequence MKRVVISGMGVISPAGVGIEPLWRQVMTGSSCTQRINRFDVSRYECHVAGQIDDFDPLQYLSGRLAKRTDRFTHLAMCAVEAAIQDSRLVIGGDHGVSRERICTSVGNVLGGWEFAERELRKLWVNGSREVSPYQATAWFPAAPQGNICIEYGLKGRARTFVADRASGAYAVIHGAETIRRGHADVALAGGTEAPLSPYAWLCCQNGGYLAHSYNDRPHAAYRPFDQGHSGAILGEGSAFLVLEEREHALKRGAPIYGEISGWAVGTEGYRRHATTKQDGTVLAKAIRRSLSMAELAVKELAAIYAEGSAIPADDEIEVLAIRNVLSEQHSDVPITVPKASIGHLLGASTPTDIAIALKAMAHHEVPPIANLDHPLADTDLDFVQQRRMDVKGTASLMISRGMGGVNACMVINKLSTAGSQL encoded by the coding sequence ATGAAACGGGTAGTGATCAGCGGAATGGGTGTTATCTCTCCTGCGGGAGTTGGTATTGAACCCTTGTGGCGTCAAGTGATGACCGGTAGTTCTTGCACGCAACGGATCAATCGCTTCGATGTCTCGCGCTATGAGTGTCACGTCGCGGGTCAGATCGATGACTTTGATCCGCTCCAGTACCTCTCTGGGCGACTTGCCAAACGTACCGACCGCTTCACTCACTTGGCGATGTGTGCGGTGGAAGCGGCCATTCAAGATTCGCGCTTAGTTATCGGCGGCGACCACGGCGTGTCTCGCGAGCGAATCTGCACATCTGTGGGTAATGTGCTGGGCGGATGGGAGTTCGCCGAACGAGAGTTGCGTAAACTTTGGGTGAATGGCTCGAGAGAAGTCAGTCCGTACCAGGCGACCGCCTGGTTTCCCGCCGCGCCGCAAGGAAATATTTGTATCGAGTATGGTCTCAAGGGACGCGCCCGCACCTTCGTCGCCGATCGGGCAAGTGGTGCGTATGCAGTGATCCACGGCGCCGAAACGATCCGACGCGGGCACGCCGATGTCGCGCTGGCCGGCGGCACCGAGGCGCCGCTTTCCCCTTACGCCTGGCTGTGCTGTCAGAACGGCGGTTATCTTGCCCACTCTTATAATGATCGTCCCCACGCCGCGTACCGCCCTTTTGACCAGGGGCATTCGGGTGCGATCCTTGGTGAAGGAAGCGCGTTCCTCGTGCTCGAAGAGCGTGAACATGCGCTGAAACGAGGTGCACCTATTTACGGTGAGATCAGCGGCTGGGCCGTCGGGACCGAGGGTTATCGGCGTCACGCAACCACGAAGCAGGACGGAACTGTGTTGGCCAAGGCGATACGGCGATCGCTTTCCATGGCCGAGTTAGCGGTTAAAGAATTAGCGGCGATCTATGCGGAGGGTTCGGCAATTCCTGCCGACGATGAAATCGAAGTCCTCGCAATACGAAACGTTCTTAGTGAACAGCATTCCGACGTTCCTATCACTGTACCCAAGGCGTCTATCGGGCATTTGCTGGGCGCCTCTACACCCACTGACATCGCCATCGCATTGAAAGCGATGGCCCACCACGAAGTCCCGCCGATCGCCAATCTCGATCATCCGTTGGCGGACACAGATCTCGACTTCGTGCAGCAAAGGCGCATGGATGTGAAAGGGACGGCGAGCCTGATGATTTCGCGCGGGATGGGAGGAGTGAATGCCTGCATGGTGATAAACAAATTGTCGACGGCAGGGAGTCAGCTGTGA
- a CDS encoding TcmI family type II polyketide cyclase, with protein sequence MPTKPERYIPGSRAQISKAFAESDSTDLPWLVGVKRRSIWALGDVYVHYVEAERPMKDIIEHFRTHPLYMDVKAKVDRCVEPLADHLRPGLAKEIYRWEAARNCQPPRE encoded by the coding sequence ATCCCAACGAAGCCGGAACGGTATATTCCTGGCAGTCGCGCGCAAATATCGAAGGCGTTCGCCGAGTCCGATAGCACCGATTTACCATGGTTGGTCGGCGTGAAGCGGCGCAGTATCTGGGCGCTGGGCGATGTCTACGTACACTATGTCGAAGCCGAGCGCCCGATGAAAGACATCATTGAGCACTTCCGGACTCATCCTTTGTATATGGATGTGAAGGCAAAAGTTGACCGATGCGTGGAACCGCTGGCCGATCATCTTCGTCCAGGCCTTGCCAAAGAAATATACCGTTGGGAGGCAGCGCGCAATTGTCAGCCTCCGCGAGAGTAA
- the acpS gene encoding holo-ACP synthase translates to MTKRTNICGIGIDLVDVRRLKKIGMRWGEPFINRLFTEQERDTARNASGFRWATLAGRFAVKEAVVKVFRGGNGKIPWTDIEVLTNPNGEPSVCLYREARTFAEQLGITRLLPSITHDANLSIAVVLGVCAAKIESRDTSLNIAEGDCLMNIRAELVNLMKSLRFDESELRDEALLKDDLEVDSTELIEISVALSKLLQKQIGDTELRPLRTFGELVGFVQECCLQDSVAQVAT, encoded by the coding sequence GTGACGAAACGGACCAACATTTGCGGCATAGGCATCGACCTGGTCGATGTGCGACGACTCAAAAAGATCGGGATGCGATGGGGGGAACCATTTATCAATCGGCTCTTTACCGAGCAGGAACGCGATACTGCTCGTAATGCATCAGGCTTTCGCTGGGCGACGTTGGCGGGTCGATTCGCTGTCAAGGAAGCCGTCGTCAAAGTTTTTCGCGGTGGAAATGGAAAAATTCCCTGGACGGATATCGAAGTGCTGACGAACCCCAACGGCGAGCCGTCAGTATGTTTATACCGTGAGGCGCGTACGTTCGCCGAGCAGCTTGGCATTACCAGACTACTTCCGAGCATCACCCATGACGCCAATTTGTCGATTGCAGTCGTGCTTGGAGTTTGCGCGGCAAAGATCGAGTCGCGCGACACGTCACTCAACATAGCTGAAGGAGATTGCCTGATGAATATCCGTGCTGAGCTGGTCAATCTGATGAAGTCGCTTCGTTTCGATGAGTCTGAGCTGCGTGACGAAGCACTGCTTAAGGATGATTTAGAGGTGGACTCAACGGAGCTGATTGAGATCTCCGTCGCCCTATCAAAACTGCTTCAAAAGCAGATCGGCGATACCGAACTGCGCCCTCTTCGGACCTTCGGCGAACTTGTCGGATTTGTTCAGGAGTGCTGCCTGCAAGATTCTGTCGCTCAAGTTGCCACATAA
- a CDS encoding SRPBCC family protein: MGYTKNSIALHAPIDVVFEITNQIENWKDLFSEYAESTVLERGENWIRFRLTTHPNEDGKVYSWQSRRFIDKDNYQATAEREDPKFPFASMRIKWTYEPAPEGTLMTWIQEFTMDPAASLSEQQMEDYLNRTTKDQQII, translated from the coding sequence ATGGGATACACGAAAAACAGCATTGCCTTACACGCGCCGATCGACGTTGTTTTCGAGATCACCAATCAAATTGAAAATTGGAAAGACTTGTTCAGCGAGTATGCCGAATCCACGGTTCTGGAACGCGGCGAAAACTGGATTCGCTTTCGGCTGACGACGCATCCCAACGAAGACGGAAAGGTATATTCCTGGCAGTCGCGCCGTTTTATCGACAAGGACAATTATCAAGCAACCGCCGAACGCGAAGACCCGAAGTTCCCGTTTGCGTCCATGCGCATCAAATGGACCTATGAGCCCGCGCCCGAAGGCACGCTGATGACGTGGATCCAGGAGTTCACGATGGATCCGGCGGCAAGTCTGTCAGAACAGCAAATGGAAGATTACCTAAATCGAACGACCAAGGATCAACAGATCATCTGA
- a CDS encoding class I SAM-dependent methyltransferase has translation MQRQELFKMMQAYKQTSLLRAGVKLGVFDHLAEGPTDIELISQRIGADARGTRILLNALAAIQICETDGERFWISKETADLLVRDRPKYAGDMVHVFASDWEWDALKRITEAVRYGGTVLEENAETPDYKFWKDFASYATVVAEPTAAILINEIEPWARTREELKVLDMACGHGVYGYTVAQRYERAEIWSLDWDSVLPIALQHAARMGVANRVHSIAGDMFETFLGDPYDLVLVTNVLHHFSEARATQLLKRARSVLKPGGRLGIVGFTKSAKSSPAEDPAPYLFDILMLAWTARGEVHSLETYAHMLAAAGFNNIAHRSVPELPFHVLVANNIDE, from the coding sequence ATGCAACGGCAAGAGCTATTTAAGATGATGCAAGCCTACAAGCAAACGAGTCTGCTTCGAGCCGGGGTCAAACTGGGAGTCTTCGACCATCTGGCAGAGGGTCCTACCGACATCGAGTTGATTAGCCAGCGTATCGGAGCCGATGCCCGAGGTACGAGAATCCTCTTGAACGCGCTGGCAGCGATACAGATTTGCGAAACGGACGGTGAGCGGTTCTGGATTTCCAAAGAGACGGCGGATCTCCTGGTGCGCGACCGTCCGAAATACGCAGGTGACATGGTGCACGTCTTTGCCAGCGACTGGGAGTGGGATGCACTCAAGCGGATTACGGAGGCGGTACGCTACGGCGGCACCGTGTTGGAAGAAAACGCGGAGACACCCGATTATAAGTTCTGGAAGGATTTCGCCTCCTATGCCACGGTAGTCGCTGAACCTACCGCCGCGATCCTGATCAACGAGATTGAGCCGTGGGCAAGAACACGCGAGGAGTTGAAGGTTCTAGACATGGCATGCGGACATGGTGTCTACGGCTACACCGTGGCGCAACGCTATGAGCGCGCCGAAATATGGTCGTTGGATTGGGATAGCGTACTGCCCATCGCGTTGCAGCACGCGGCACGCATGGGTGTCGCGAATAGAGTGCATAGCATCGCGGGCGACATGTTTGAAACGTTCCTGGGCGACCCCTACGACTTGGTTTTGGTAACAAATGTGTTACATCACTTTTCCGAAGCACGCGCGACGCAACTTTTAAAACGCGCGAGGTCCGTACTAAAACCCGGCGGGCGTTTGGGTATTGTCGGATTTACCAAATCCGCTAAGTCGTCACCCGCCGAAGATCCTGCGCCCTATTTGTTCGACATACTTATGTTGGCCTGGACAGCTCGGGGCGAGGTTCACTCACTGGAAACCTATGCCCACATGCTGGCGGCAGCCGGATTTAACAATATCGCGCATCGCTCGGTACCCGAGCTGCCGTTTCATGTACTCGTGGCAAATAATATCGACGAGTGA
- a CDS encoding NAD-dependent epimerase/dehydratase family protein, producing MTVLVTGGAGFIGSHLTERLLAAGHRVRVLDNLSTGKRVNLPTHAAFEFIEGDIRDADRVRAAVTGCEAIVHLAAVASVQASVDDPIGTHGSNLIGTLNLLEAARHAGIRRFLYASSAAVYGDTTALPVNEDTVLKPLSPYAADKLAGEHYLFFYGQKYGVVGTAFRFFNIYGPRQDPSSPYSGVISIFVDRARANQPVTVFGDGRQTRDFVYVADLVDVLFSALGNDRAGGQVMNVGRGVEVSLVEMLQELEFLFGRPIERRLQPPRIGDIRKSCADISRLKKLLSRAPDTTIRAGLSRLVQSLAS from the coding sequence ATGACGGTTTTAGTCACCGGAGGCGCTGGATTTATCGGCTCGCATTTGACCGAGCGTCTGCTCGCCGCCGGCCACCGGGTACGGGTTCTGGACAATCTGTCGACCGGTAAACGCGTCAATCTTCCGACGCACGCCGCGTTCGAATTTATTGAGGGCGATATCCGCGATGCCGACCGCGTACGTGCGGCCGTTACGGGCTGCGAGGCAATCGTCCATTTGGCGGCGGTTGCTTCCGTGCAGGCGAGTGTCGACGACCCGATCGGCACGCACGGCTCCAATTTAATCGGCACGCTGAACTTGCTTGAGGCGGCACGGCACGCCGGTATCCGTCGTTTTCTGTACGCCAGCTCGGCGGCGGTTTACGGCGACACCACCGCGCTACCGGTTAACGAAGACACCGTGTTAAAGCCGCTTTCGCCGTACGCGGCCGATAAGCTCGCCGGCGAGCATTACTTATTCTTCTATGGACAGAAGTACGGCGTAGTAGGGACGGCCTTTCGATTCTTTAATATCTATGGACCACGACAAGATCCGTCGTCGCCATATTCCGGCGTAATCAGCATCTTTGTCGATCGGGCGCGTGCGAATCAGCCGGTAACGGTATTCGGCGACGGGCGGCAAACCCGGGATTTCGTCTACGTGGCCGATTTGGTCGACGTATTGTTTAGCGCCCTTGGCAACGATCGCGCCGGCGGCCAGGTGATGAATGTCGGCCGGGGTGTCGAGGTTTCCTTAGTAGAGATGCTGCAAGAGCTAGAGTTCTTGTTTGGCCGGCCTATCGAACGGCGCCTACAGCCGCCCCGGATTGGCGACATTCGCAAGTCGTGCGCCGACATTAGCCGCTTAAAAAAGCTCTTGAGCCGCGCACCCGATACGACCATACGTGCCGGCCTTAGCCGCCTGGTTCAGTCCTTGGCGAGTTGA
- a CDS encoding DUF1772 domain-containing protein, with amino-acid sequence MLVPVLNLFAVLATGLAAGAMTAFALVVVTVYDEIPPSTYLQIHLRVTERMDKYMPAIALGSICIGLLLLGLTNSGFKRSFFGLAVICVLACSVISRSKNVPIDRIMGTWNETAPPAETSAFRGEWKLWHRIRTGCMVAAMISFLVATQ; translated from the coding sequence GTGCTGGTACCTGTACTCAACTTATTTGCTGTATTGGCCACCGGGCTCGCGGCCGGTGCGATGACGGCGTTCGCGCTGGTTGTCGTGACGGTGTACGACGAAATTCCCCCCTCCACATATCTGCAGATTCATCTGCGGGTGACGGAACGAATGGACAAATACATGCCAGCGATAGCACTCGGCTCTATTTGCATCGGGCTTTTGTTGCTGGGTTTAACGAATAGCGGTTTCAAACGGAGTTTTTTCGGTTTGGCCGTGATCTGCGTTCTTGCTTGCTCGGTAATTTCACGATCGAAGAACGTTCCAATCGATCGAATCATGGGCACTTGGAACGAAACCGCGCCACCCGCCGAAACCAGCGCGTTTCGCGGCGAATGGAAGCTGTGGCACAGAATACGAACCGGCTGCATGGTAGCGGCGATGATCTCGTTCTTGGTCGCCACGCAATAG
- a CDS encoding TcmI family type II polyketide cyclase — translation MERPRINRSSETSRGLAILRLKPGTEEQVINAFAESDKTDLPWLAGMKRRSIWVLDDLFVHYVESERPMKDVIEHFRTHPLYMDVKSKVDQCVEPLADRRLAREIYRWEAERNCELPQE, via the coding sequence ATCGAACGACCAAGGATCAACAGATCATCTGAAACCTCCCGTGGGCTGGCGATTCTCCGACTAAAACCGGGCACAGAGGAACAGGTCATCAACGCGTTCGCCGAATCCGACAAGACCGATTTGCCGTGGCTGGCCGGAATGAAGCGGCGCAGCATTTGGGTGTTAGACGATCTCTTCGTGCACTATGTCGAGTCCGAACGCCCGATGAAAGACGTCATCGAGCACTTCCGGACTCATCCTTTATATATGGACGTGAAATCAAAAGTGGACCAATGCGTCGAACCGCTGGCCGATCGTCGCCTTGCCCGCGAAATATACCGGTGGGAAGCAGAGCGCAATTGCGAGCTTCCGCAAGAATAA
- a CDS encoding DUF1772 domain-containing protein, producing the protein MLVPVLNLFAVLATGLAAGAMMAFALVVVSVYDEIPCSTYLQVHLPVSARMDKFMPIVAAGSLCLGLLLLGLTNDNFKRIFFGLAVICILAAIVISRWKNVPINRIMDTWNKTAPPAETSAFRGEWKLWHRIRTGCMAAAMVAFLTAIL; encoded by the coding sequence ATGCTAGTTCCGGTACTCAACCTATTCGCCGTTTTGGCCACTGGGCTCGCGGCCGGTGCGATGATGGCGTTCGCACTGGTGGTCGTGTCGGTTTACGACGAAATTCCCTGTTCCACCTATTTGCAGGTGCATCTCCCCGTGTCAGCGCGCATGGATAAATTTATGCCTATAGTGGCAGCCGGTTCTCTTTGCCTAGGGCTTTTGTTGCTGGGCTTAACGAACGACAACTTCAAACGAATTTTTTTCGGCTTGGCCGTGATCTGCATTCTCGCTGCCATTGTAATTTCGAGGTGGAAGAACGTTCCGATCAATCGAATCATGGACACTTGGAACAAAACCGCGCCGCCTGCCGAAACCAGCGCGTTTCGCGGCGAATGGAAGCTGTGGCACAGAATACGAACTGGCTGCATGGCAGCTGCCATGGTCGCGTTCCTGACCGCCATTCTGTAG